A part of Fusarium oxysporum Fo47 chromosome III, complete sequence genomic DNA contains:
- a CDS encoding Saccharopine dehydrogenase-domain-containing protein, which yields MPLVKNHGRQYDIVVLGATGYTGKLTAEYISVHLATDLKWAVSGRNESKLKAVVEECRELNPDRLPPAIEVVNLNDADLSVLAKKTCIIVTTIGPYSLYGEHAYKACAEAGTHYVDVTGEAAWVHKMIKTYEATAKQTGAILIPQAGIESAPADLITWTMAKAIRTDLGSQTRDVVVSLHKINSAPSGGTLATALSIWDVFSLQEIKEASSPYAQSPIPRNNEPTRPRSSIFQMIFGVRTIPNLGLQTTSVTNSTDVAVVERTWGLLSSTPSRKDEFYGPNFVWVEHMKARNWLHGIFIHWLLIVGGILLVSVAPLRSFLKKRVYQPGEGAKREDTAKDELEYRGIAYPDSEKAAGKAAFCRMWYHGGMYFFLPTVTGMLLAEIAATILEDDIELDGGSYTPACLGQGLVDRLDKSGFRTDVKIIDA from the exons ATGCCCCTTGTCAAGAATCATGGCCGTCAATACGACATCGTTGTCCTTGGGGCAACTG GCTACACAGGAAAATTGACGGCTGAATACATTTCAGTGCACCTTGCAACTGACCTGAAGTGGGCAGTCTCTGGTCGTAACGAGTCCAAGCTAAaggctgttgttgaagagtgTCGGGAGCTCAACCCTGATCGACTGCCACCAG CCATTGAGGTCGTAAACCTGAACGACGCCGATTTGAGTGTTCTGGCAAAGAAGACGTGTATTATCGTAACCACCATTGGACCATATAGCCTGTACGGTGAACATGCTTATAAGGCTTGTGCCGAGGCCGGAACCCACTACGTAGATGTCACTGGCGAAGCTGCTTGGGTTCATaagatgatcaagacatATGAAGCAACTGCTAAACAGACAGGTGCCATCTTGATTCCACAAGCTGGAATTGAGTCCGCTCCCGCCGATCTCATCACATGGACCATGGCCAAGGCTATTCGTACTGACTTAGGCTCTCAGACAAGAGATGTGGTCGTTTCTCTCCACAAAATCAA CTCGGCACCATCCGGTGGCACACTCGCTACCGCCTTAAGTATCTGGGATGTCTTCTCGCTTcaggagatcaaggaggctAGTAGTCCGTATGCTCAGTCACCTATCCCACGCAACAACGAGCCCACACGGCCCAGGAGCTCCATTTTCCAGATGATTTTTGGCGTTCGGACCATACCAAATCTTGGGCTCCAGACCACGTCTGTCACGAACTCAACTGATGTTGCAGTTGTTGAACGCACCTGGGGTCTCCTCTCCTCTACGCCATCCCGCAAAGATGAGTTTTATGGTCCCAATTTCGTTTGGGTAGAACATATGAAAGCCCGCAACTGGCTCCATGGGATCTTTATTCATTGGCTTCTTATTGTCGGTGGGATCTTACTCGTATCAGTTGCACCATTGAGGAGCTTTCTCAAAAAGCGTGTATATCAGCCTGGGGAAGGTGCTAAACGTGAGGACACGGCCAAAGATGAACTCGAGTATCGTGGCATCGCATATCCTGATTCGGAGAAGGCTGCTGGCAAAGCAGCTTTCTGCCGTATGTGGTATCATGGTGGCATGTACTTCT TTTTGCCCACAGTGACAGGAATGCTCCTTGCTGAGATTGCCGCAACAATTCTTGAAGACGACATTGAGCTCGATGGCGGATCTTATACACCAGCGTGCCTAGGTCAAGGTTTGGTTGACCGCTTGGACAAGTCTGGATTCAGGACAGATGTCAAGATTATTGATGCTTGA
- a CDS encoding uncharacterized protein (uncharacterized ACR, YagE family COG1723-domain containing protein), which produces MDPHTTSSDAVLNESSPLLPTTENRPKGTRSVTFSDNPVTKTFEPTRQQFQHRSPGHHAVGSVSGAAGGPPMLTALNNKLRRRNSQGSVPAVANLSFGPKIGPQRSTKKTEKLKLLPNTDLDDPEDEESGRDVYSQYTRIKDPAARRDAAKLGKADRDRLPRVTAYCTANRYEMEALMRFLKGRGKTRGANPKLIDECIYTPYNYTAKNARSRDPVQNYERRHSTGGDAIDVAQQRSDLADLHSEEAGSEAHGHNGHAHNDANGNGNGSHIDSADLLGSAIEDHDSISETNPDFDTQVHTPEVFLFDYGVVVIWGMTEAQEARFLKEIAKFETEKLAPDDVETELFNFYYTKDYQARIYNDFITLRDKNNYMTKLAISHALAQSVKTSLFEELIASTVDTCKDIPTQIATTGKIALRRSQINMQIGELFILRINIHLNGSVLDTPELFWVEPQLEPVYQAVRSYLEMDQRVGLLTERLDVIADLLAVLKGELSHGHDEKLEWIVIVLIAAEILVAAVNIVVDLYVGE; this is translated from the exons ATGGATCCCCATACCACCTCATCAGACGCCGTACTTAATGAGTCGTCGCCATTACTCCCTACCACAGAGAACAGGCCCAAAGGAACACGATCAGTTACCTTCAGCGACAACCCTGTCACAAAAACCTTTGAACCTACTCGACAACAATTTCAACATCGATCCCCCGGGCATCATGCTGTTGGCTCCGTCAGCGGCGCCGCTGGTGGCCCTCCCATGCTCACAGCTCTGAACAATAAGCTTAGGAGACGGAATAGCCAAGGATCGGTGCCTGCAGTTGCTAATCTATCTTTTGGGCCCAAAATTGGACCTCAACGCAGTACGAAAAAGACGGAAAAGCTTAAGCTGCTTCCCAACACCGACCTGGACGACcctgaagatgaggagagtgGAAGAGATGTCTATTCTCAGTACACACGTATCAAGGATCCTGCTGCGCGGAGAGATGCAGCGAAACTAGGAAAAGCGGATCGAGACCGACTGCCGCGTGTCACGGCATATTGCACTGCAAACCGATACGAGATGGAAGCCCTGATGAGATTCCTAAAGGGAAGAGGAAAGACCCGAGGCGCAAACCCCAAGCTCATCGACGAATGCATATATACGCCGTATAATTATACCGCCAAGAACGCGCGCAGTCGCGATCCAGTTCAGAACTATGAACGCCGGCATTCAACTGGAGGTGACGCCATTGATGTCGCGCAACAGCGGAGCGACTTAGCTGACTTACATTCAGAAGAGGCCGGTTCAGAGGCCCATGGCCACAATGGCCACGCCCATAACGATGCTAACGGCAACGGTAATGGCTCTCACATTGACAGTGCAGATCTGCTGGGCTCGGCAATAGAAGATCACGACTCGATAAGCGAGACCAATCCCGATTTTGATACGCAGGTGCATACACCCGAGGTGTTTCTCTTTGATTATGGAGTGGTTGTCATCTGGGGAATGAccgaagctcaagaagcccGGTTCCTGAAAGAGATCGCCAAGTTTGAGACGGAGAAGCTTGCCCCAGATGATGTCGAGACTGAGTTGTTCAACTTTTACTACACCAAGGATTATCAGGCCCGTATCTATAACGACTTTATCACTCTCCGCGACAAGAACAACTACATGACGAAATTAGCTATTTCTCATGCACTGGCGCAAAGTGTCAAA ACCTCACTCTTCGAAGAGCTGATTGCATCAACAGTCGATACATGCAAAGATATTCCTACACAAATAGCCACAACAGGGAAAATTGCACTTCGGCGATCACAGATCAACATGCAGATTGGAGAGCTTTTCATTCTtcgcatcaacatccaccTTAACGGCTCAGTCCTCGATACACCTGAGCTCTTCTGGGTAGAGCCCCAACTCGAACCCGTGTACCAAGCCGTCAGGAGTTATTTAGAGATGGATCAACGCGTTGGACTTCTGACAGAACGTCTCGATGTCATAGCAGATTTGTTGGCTGTGCTAAAAGGAGAGCTTAGTCATGGCCATGACGAGAAGCTTGAATGGATCG TAATTGTTCTTATTGCGGCAGAAATTCTAGTTGCAGCTGTCAATATTGTAGTAGACTTATATGTCGGCGAATAA
- a CDS encoding chaperonin Cpn60/TCP-1 family, with product MSLNIPNAPNAGLFKQGYNNYDSEDGAVLRNIDACRAIASTVQTSLGPYGRNKVVINHLQKMILTSDAATILRELDVVHPAAKLLVMASQQQEAEMGDATNLVIVLAGELLRKAEDLLRMGLKTSDIVIGYEKAQKFALETLEELAVDKVEDMRDQEELSKAISTVIASKQNGNETFLADLVAEAVLNVLPKNPANFNVDNIRVVKIMGGSLEQSRVVKGMVFPKEPDGSVKKASRAKVGVFTCPIDAGQTETKGTVLLHNAKEMMDFTKGEESQLETSIKELYDSGLRVVVCGERVGDLAMHYLNRFGILCIRILSKFELRRVCRVVGATPLARLGAPMPDEMGSIDVVETLEIGGDRVTVFRQEDEVTRTATLVLRGATQNHLDDIERAVDDGVNVVKAITRDPRLVPGAGATEVELVERIQAHGEKTPGLSQYAIKKYGEAFEVVPRTIAESAGLDATEVLSRLYAAHANSDAWDIGVDIENDDNTGTIDAKDEGILDLLISKQWAIKLATEAARTVLSVDQIIVARQAGGPKPPGPNPNWDED from the exons ATGTCGCTCAATATCCCCAACGCCCCTAACGCGGGCTTGTTTAAGCAAGGTTATAACAA CTACGACTCCGAAGATGGTGCTGTACTTCGCAATATCGACGCCTGCAGAGCGATTGCGTCCACTGTTCAGACCTCGCTTGGCCCCTATGGCCGCAACAAGGTTGTCATCAACCATTTGCAAAAAATGATTCTTACCTCTGACGCTGCGACCATCCTACGCGAACTCGACGTTGTCCACCCCGCCGCCAAGCTCCTCGTCATGGCTAGtcagcaacaagaagccGAGATGGGCGATGCTACCAACCTTGTCATTGTCCTCGCTGGCGAGCTGCTTCGAAAGGCAGAGGATCTGCTGCGCATGGGCCTAAAGACATCAGACATCGTCATCGGCTATGAGAAGGCCCAGAAGTTTGCTCTTGAGACCcttgaagagcttgctgTTGACAAAGTGGAGGATATGCGGGATCAGGAAGAGCTGAGCAAGGCAATCAGTACGGTTATTGCCAGTAAGCAAAACGGAAACGAGACATTCCTTGCCGATCTTGTTGCCGAGGCTGTCCTCAATGTTCTCCCCAAGAACCCCGCCAACTTTAATGTCGACAATATCCGCGTGGTCAAGATCATGGGCGGAAGCCTGGAGCAGAGCAGGGTCGTTAAGGGCATGGTCTTCCCTAAGGAGCCTGACGGTtctgtcaagaaggccagCCGCGCCAAGGTTGGTGTCTTCACCTGTCCGATTGACGCTGGTCAAACCGAGACCAAGGGTACTGTTCTTCTGCACAACGCCAAAGAGATGATGGATTTCACAAAGGGTGAGGAGTCTCAACTTGAGACTTCCATCAAGGAACTTTACGACTCTGGCCTCCGAGTTGTTGTTTGTGGTGAACGTGTCGGCGATTTGGCGATGCACTATCTGAACCGATTCGGAATTTTGTGCATCCGAATTCTCAGCAAGTTCGAACTTCGAAGAGTCTGCCGTGTTGTCGGTGCCACCCCCCTGGCGAGGTTAGGAGCTCCTATGCCCGACGAGATGGGAAGcatcgatgttgttgagaccCTTGAGATCGGTGGTGACCGAGTTACAGTCTTCCGCCAGGAGGATGAGGTTACTCGAACCGCCACCCTTGTGCTTCGAGGAGCAACCCAGAACcatcttgatgatattgagCGCGCCGTCGATGATGGTGTCAACGTCGTCAAAGCCATTACCCGCGACCCGCGATTGGTtcctggtgctggtgctACAGAAGTTGAGCTGGTTGAAAGGATACAAGCTCACGGTGAGAAGACTCCCGGACTTAGCCAGTACGCCATCAAGAAGTATGGCGAGGCTTTTGAGGTTGTGCCTCGCACCATTGCTGAGAGCGCCGGACTTGACGCCACCGAGGTTCTCAGCCGACTCTACGCTGCCCATGCCAACAGTGACGCTTGGGATATTGGCGTTGATATTGAG AACGATGATAACACTGGTACTATCGATGCCAAGGATGAAGGTATTCTggatcttctcatctccaagcaATGGGCTATCAAACTTGCCACGGAAGCCGCCCGCACCGTTCTGTCTGTTGACCAGATCATCGTGGCACGACAAGCTGGAGGACCCAAGCCCCCTGGACCCAACCCT AACTGGGACGAGGACTAA
- a CDS encoding Pleckstrin homology domain-containing protein yields the protein MATNADRSRSRRERTFVGSECAVCEEPLEHTLRGERILQFSCSHVSHEACFYEFIREFESQYCPTCDAPLHLDTSRGGNVIDIEKISNMVRSVGTDSRSAMTPTPTATPWDNQPARAPSVESNQRRPVQQQHVGGRDSVARGSMRDSRDAPLSDRYGPSRHARSDSEATGVASSGGYPETTQSGPARRHDYDVQAMETTPASPRPMTRNPIPAPIVTVRSEFPTLNRSRQQQTLTCLVTVEVPDNNWRPDPEDLGAAAPLPPPPTTNRAEEAYGRPPSPARSAPRFYPYESTEVLEEMTDSLRNRVDNWHGLDFSRFGKLRLYGTLRVGKDKVSWQELECFLFAEMLICVKEKKIPQAQQWDENGAPRKTTRCTLKGSILIKKHLNEVSETGNIDENILTLSLSVAELPQFHLRFENRNQLKLWQQALLDLNAVETSPVRSPEYDRGESETDEELEWQRSRPQRVSSVASSWGGARSTTTAPTDYTNFPRSPAMAKSVHVPIDVVVVVPISSSMQGVKINLVRDALKFMVNTLGERDRMGLVTFGSGGGGVPIVGMTTKAWPGWSNILTSIKPVGQKSHRADVVEGANVAMDLLMQRKYNNPIASIMLISDASTSDADSVDFVVSRAEAAKITIHSFGLGMTHKPDTMIELSTRTKASYTYVKDWMMLRECLAGCLGSMQTLSHQNVKLKLKLPEGSPAKFHKISGALQITKRATGRDAEASLGDLRFGDKRDVLVQLVILPDNTSQEQLPQDPWDNIVSGLEALGGPMDNDNERTLSVEEVPLIQADLSWGDILREGTVTHMPRPSLLAITMLPVSGGSKKAWQNSPPIPPHPSIVQRRMELLTSDMLTRALTLVSRGQHDRAHTLLNETRSILKGLGKGGLPPIPPPSKSTPSAPSTPHPANDASPGQSTTPDRKRSPSPPASAISGVNGLPSSQLGRSRSNDGLGLGAGIDANTVAALDAELESSLEWINHPAVFSRDSRKAVLQAIGVISSQRAFTYRTPIEGLWACRVSGVKKLTEKSREWREDGGGEGGITEES from the exons ATGGCTACCAACGCTGATAGAAGTCGCTCACGACGAGAGCGCACATTTGTAGGAAGCGAATGTGCAGTGTGTGAAGAGCCGCTCGAACACACTCTACGCGGCGAGCGCATCCTACAATTTTCTTGCTCTCACGTCTCCCACGAGGCATGCTTCTATGAATTCATTCGCGAATTCGAGTCACAATATTGCCCGACATGTGACGCACCCCTCCACTTAGACACAAGTCGAGGAGGAAACGTTATAGATATTG AGAAGATTAGCAACATGGTGCGTTCGGTCGGTACCGATTCGAGGTCCGCTATgacgccaacaccaacagcaacccCTTGGGATAACCAGCCAGCTCGAGCTCCCAGTGTCGAAAGCAATCAAAGGCGTCCTGTGCAGCAACAACACGTCGGAGGCCGTGACAGCGTTGCTCGAGGTAGCATGAGGGATAGTCGAGATGCCCCACTATCAGATCGATATGGTCCTTCGAGGCATGCTCGAAGTGACAGTGAAGCCACAGGAGTTGCATCATCCGGCGGATATCCTGAGACAACACAAAGCGGACCTGCCAGACGCCATGACTACGATGTCCAAGCGATGGAGACAACACCTGCAAGCCCTAGACCAATGACCCGCAACCCTATTCCGGCGCCGATTGTCACTGTTCGCTCAGAGTTCCCAACATTAAACCGGTCACGACAACAACAGACCCTTACATGTCTGGTTACTGTCGAGGTGCCTGATAATAATTGGAGGCCGGATCCTGAAGATTTGGGTGCTGCAGctcctctgcctcctcctcctacCACCAACCGTGCTGAGGAGGCATATGGCCGCCCACCATCTCCAGCTCGCAGTGCGCCTCGCTTCTACCCATACGAATCCACGGAGGTTTTGGAAGAGATGACCGATAGTCTGCGCAACCGCGTTGATAATTGGCACGGGCTGGACTTTAGCAG ATTCGGAAAATTGAGGCTCTATGGTACCCTCAGGGTGGGTAAGGATAAAGTCTCATGGCAGGAGTTGGAATGTTTCCTCTTCGCTGAGATGCTCATTTGcgtcaaggagaagaaaatCCCTCAAGCACAACAGTGGGATGAGAATGGCGCTCCGCGCAAGACAACTCGATGCACTCTCAAGGGCTCAATTCTTATTAAGAAGCACCTGAATGAAGTATCAGAGACGGGAAATATCGACGAAAATATCCTGACACTCAGCCTCTCGGTTGCTGAATTACCACAGTTCCATCTCCGTTTCGAGAACCGCAATCAACTGAAGTTGTGGCAGCAAGCTCTTCTTGACCTTAACGCTGTTGAGACATCTCCTGTACGCAGCCCCGAATATGATCGCGGCGAGTCAGAAACTGACGAGGAACTTGAGTGGCAGCGTTCGCGCCCACAGAGAGTCTCTTCGGTTGCATCCTCCTGGGGTGGCGCGAGATCAACGACGACAGCACCCACCGACTATACGAACTTCCCCAGAAGCCCTGCCATGGCGAAGTCGGTCCATGTGCCCATTgatgtcgtcgtcgtcgtgcccatttcttcttctatgCAGGGCGTCAAGATCAACCTGGTCCGAGATGCCCTGAAATTTATGGTAAACACACTTGGCGAGCGTGACCGTATGGGACTGGTCACTTTCGGTTcaggcggcggcggcgtGCCTATCGTTGGCATGACTACCAAGGCCTGGCCAGGCTGGAGCAATATCCTGACATCCATCAAGCCGGTTGGCCAAAAGAGCCATCGCGCTGATGTCGTGGAGGGCGCCAATGTTGCGATGGATCTGCTCATGCAAAGAAAGTACAACAACCCTATCGCATCTATCATGTTGATAAGCGATGCGTCTACCTCAGACGCTGATAGCGTTGATTTCGTCGTGTCCCGAGCTGAAGCTGCTAAAATCACCATCCACTCATTTGGCCTCGGGATGACACACAAGCCTGATACCATGATCGAGttgtcaacaagaacaaagGCTTCTTATACTTATGTTAAGGACTGGATGATGCTCCGAGAATGCCTCGCTGGATGTCTAGGGAGCATGCAGACCTTGTCTCATCAGAACGTCAAGCTTAAGCTCAAGCTGCCCGAGGGTTCTCCTGCCAAATTCCACAAGATTAGTGGTGCCCTGCAAATTACGAAGCGAGCTACGGGCAGAGATGCGGAAGCATCCCTCGGCGATCTTCGATTTGGGGACAAGCGTGATGTTCTCGTACAACTTGTCATTCTTCCTGACAATACTTCCCAGGAACAACTTCCTCAAGATCCCTGGGATAATATTGTCTCGGGTCTCGAAGCACTGGGCGGCCCTATGGACAACGACAATGAAAGAACTCTCTCTGTCGAAGAGGTTCCATTGATCCAAGCAGACCTTAGCTGGGGGGATATCCTGCGCGAGGGCACTGTCACACATATGCCTCGGCCATCTCTTCTGGCCATCACCATGCTTCCAGTCAGCGGAGGATCCAAGAAGGCATGGCAGAATTCCCCTCCCATCCCTCCTCACCCAAGTATTGTTCAGCGCCGTATGGAGCTCCTCACTTCTGACATGCTTACCCGTGCTCTCACCCTGGTCAGTCGCGGCCAACATGACCGTGCCCACACACTATTGAATGAGACTCGGTCAATTCTGAAGGGTCTCGGAAAAGGTGGACTCCCCCCCATCCCCCCTCCAAGCAAGTCGACTCCTTCGGCTCCCTCTACTCCCCATCCCGCGAACGACGCTTCGCCAGGTCAATCAACCACTCCCGATCGCAAACGCAGCCCTTCACCGCCTGCTTCGGCAATCTCTGGTGTAAATGGTCTCCCCTCCTCGCAATTGGGCCGTAGCCGATCTAACGatggccttggacttggtgcTGGAATTGACGCCAATACTGTCGCAGCCCTTGATGCTGAATTAGAGAGCAGTCTGGAGTGGATCAACCATCCTGCTGTTTTCAGTCGCGACAGTAGAAAGGCCGTCCTGCAGGCAATCGGTGTAATAAGCTCCCAGCGAGCTTTCACGTACCGCACCCCTATCGAGGGGCTATGGGCTTGCCGCGTTAGCggtgtcaagaagctcacgGAGAAGAGTCGAGAATGGCGTGAGGATGGTGGCGGCGAGGGCGGAATCACAGAAGAATCTTGA